A single Paraburkholderia sp. D15 DNA region contains:
- a CDS encoding O-succinylhomoserine sulfhydrylase codes for MDDSLNFDTLAVRSGTQRSDFNEHSEALFLTSSFVFASAADAAERFKKSEDYYTYSRFTNPTVTMFQDRLAALEGGEACMATASGMAAIMSVVMSALQAGDHLVSSQALFGSTLGMFSQIFTKFGITTTFVDPSDLDAWKNAVRPETKMFFLETPSNPLTEVSDIEAIGKIAKAANALFVVDNCFCSPALQQPLKFGADVVMHSATKFLDGQGRVLGGALVGSKQFIMEKVFPFVRSAGPTLSAFNAWVLLKGMETLSLRVEKQSANALEIARWLEQHPAVNRVFYPGLESHPQHELAKRQQKAGGAILSFELKGETPEQMRANAWRVIDSTKICSITGNLGDTRTTITHPATTTHGRVTPEARAAAGITEGLIRLAVGLENAGDIRGDLARGLAG; via the coding sequence ATGGACGACTCCCTGAACTTCGACACGCTGGCCGTCCGCTCGGGCACCCAGCGCAGCGACTTCAACGAACATTCGGAAGCGCTTTTCCTGACCTCGAGCTTCGTGTTCGCGAGCGCCGCGGATGCCGCCGAGCGCTTCAAGAAATCCGAGGACTATTACACCTATTCGCGCTTCACCAACCCGACGGTCACGATGTTCCAGGACCGGCTCGCCGCGCTCGAAGGCGGCGAAGCGTGCATGGCGACCGCCTCGGGCATGGCCGCGATCATGTCGGTGGTGATGTCCGCATTGCAGGCCGGCGACCATCTGGTGAGTTCGCAGGCGCTGTTCGGCTCGACGCTCGGCATGTTCTCGCAGATCTTCACGAAGTTCGGCATTACGACCACGTTCGTCGATCCGTCTGATCTGGATGCGTGGAAAAACGCCGTGCGTCCCGAGACGAAGATGTTCTTCCTCGAAACGCCGTCGAATCCGCTGACGGAAGTGTCCGACATCGAAGCGATCGGCAAGATCGCCAAAGCCGCGAACGCGCTGTTCGTGGTCGATAACTGCTTCTGCAGCCCCGCGCTGCAACAGCCGCTGAAATTCGGCGCGGACGTCGTCATGCATTCGGCCACCAAGTTCCTCGACGGTCAGGGGCGCGTACTTGGCGGCGCGCTGGTCGGCTCGAAGCAGTTCATCATGGAAAAAGTGTTTCCGTTCGTGCGTAGCGCCGGGCCGACGTTGTCCGCGTTCAATGCGTGGGTGCTGCTCAAGGGCATGGAAACGCTGTCGCTGCGCGTCGAGAAGCAGTCGGCGAACGCGCTCGAGATCGCGCGCTGGCTGGAGCAGCATCCGGCCGTGAATCGCGTGTTCTATCCGGGGCTGGAATCGCATCCGCAGCACGAGTTGGCGAAGCGTCAGCAGAAGGCGGGCGGCGCGATCCTGTCGTTCGAACTGAAGGGCGAGACGCCGGAACAGATGCGCGCGAACGCATGGCGCGTGATCGACAGCACGAAGATCTGCTCGATCACCGGCAACCTCGGCGATACGCGCACCACCATCACGCATCCGGCGACAACCACGCATGGCCGTGTGACGCCGGAAGCGCGCGCGGCGGCGGGCATCACCGAAGGCTTGATCCGGTTGGCGGTGGGTCTGGAAAACGCGGGCGATATCCGCGGCGATCTGGCGCGCGGACTCGCGGGCTAA